A genome region from Acidobacteriota bacterium includes the following:
- a CDS encoding (2Fe-2S)-binding protein: IAVGLDPVNEFYEKAREFGLTAFAAGDAEEIAEASAAIFSGKSRGLEVARARGRAVGDISPDWYRTADILKSKPGTVVPERTPEEAAAVFPVLHCNQEIPCDPCTAVCPNDLIEMDETDIRRLPSFAGEKGGKGCSGCEKCVAICPGLAITLVDYRKDAEFPTVAIPFEFPKDRLKPGDRAVVEDTEGQPLGEVEIGAVKAINANDRTVIVKVRAPRAYARKIAGLRIQPAGTAEPLDRYVERTADDTIICRCERVTAGEIRRLIREGVRDINEIKAVTRASMGSCGAKTCTPLIHRLFREEGVPDAEVVDQPKRPLFMEVPLGTLAGLGRKDDGHDSD, encoded by the coding sequence ATCGCCGTCGGGCTCGACCCGGTCAACGAGTTCTACGAGAAGGCCCGCGAGTTCGGCCTGACGGCCTTCGCCGCCGGCGACGCCGAGGAGATCGCCGAGGCCTCGGCGGCCATCTTCTCTGGCAAGAGCCGCGGCCTCGAGGTGGCCCGGGCCCGCGGCCGCGCCGTCGGCGACATCTCCCCCGACTGGTACCGGACCGCGGACATCCTGAAATCGAAGCCGGGGACAGTCGTCCCCGAGAGGACGCCCGAGGAGGCGGCCGCGGTCTTCCCGGTCCTCCACTGCAACCAGGAGATCCCCTGCGATCCGTGCACGGCCGTCTGCCCCAATGACCTCATCGAGATGGACGAGACGGACATCCGCCGCCTGCCCTCCTTTGCCGGCGAGAAGGGCGGCAAGGGCTGCTCCGGGTGCGAGAAGTGCGTGGCCATCTGCCCGGGCTTGGCCATCACCCTGGTCGACTACCGCAAGGACGCCGAGTTCCCGACCGTGGCCATTCCCTTCGAGTTTCCCAAGGATCGCCTGAAGCCCGGCGACCGGGCCGTCGTCGAGGACACGGAAGGCCAGCCCCTGGGCGAGGTCGAGATCGGCGCGGTCAAGGCCATCAATGCCAATGACCGGACGGTCATCGTCAAGGTCCGGGCCCCCCGGGCCTATGCCAGGAAGATCGCCGGCCTCCGGATCCAGCCGGCCGGGACGGCCGAGCCCCTGGACCGCTATGTCGAGCGGACCGCGGACGACACGATCATCTGCCGCTGCGAGCGGGTGACGGCCGGCGAGATCCGCCGGCTCATCCGCGAAGGCGTCCGGGACATCAACGAGATCAAGGCCGTGACCCGGGCCAGCATGGGCTCGTGCGGGGCCAAGACCTGCACGCCCCTCATCCACCGGTTGTTCCGGGAGGAGGGCGTGCCCGACGCCGAGGTCGTCGACCAGCCAAAGCGTCCGCTGTTCATGGAGGTCCCGCTGGGGACCCTGGCCGGACTCGGCAGAAAGGATGACGGCCATGACAGCGACTAG
- a CDS encoding FAD-binding oxidoreductase, producing the protein MTATRSFDVIVVGAGSVGTPAALALAEAGLRVLVIDRLPSVGQGSNKRAIGGLRATFSDPAKIRLCLRSLEIFSTWKDRFGDDIEWYKGGYSYVAYRPEEERTLKDLLVGQKASGLNIDWLDARCLLEVIPDLNPNGLLGGTFSPDDGNASPLLSAHAFYARARKLGARFQFDERVTGLVAAGGRVAGVRTDKGEYGAPVVINAAGAWGAEVAAMAGLDLPVRPDSHEGAVTEAVARFLGPMVVDIRPVAGSANYYFYQHATGQVIFCITPSPSIWGTDVRETSSFLPMVAGRMVELMPRLKNLRVRRTWRGLYPMTPDGFPIIGWAGELEGYLLAAGMCGQGFMLGPGVGELIARLVQGTATADDRETLTYVDPRREFKGQEKLT; encoded by the coding sequence ATGACAGCGACTAGGAGCTTCGATGTCATCGTGGTCGGCGCCGGAAGCGTCGGCACTCCGGCCGCCCTGGCCCTGGCCGAGGCGGGCCTCCGGGTCCTCGTCATCGACAGGCTGCCGAGCGTCGGCCAGGGCTCCAACAAGAGGGCCATCGGCGGCCTGCGGGCCACCTTTTCCGACCCGGCCAAGATCCGCCTGTGCCTGCGGTCGCTCGAGATCTTCTCCACCTGGAAGGACCGCTTCGGGGACGATATCGAGTGGTACAAGGGCGGCTACAGCTACGTCGCCTACCGGCCCGAGGAGGAACGGACCCTCAAGGACCTCCTGGTCGGGCAGAAGGCCTCCGGACTCAACATAGATTGGCTCGACGCCCGGTGCCTGCTCGAGGTCATCCCGGACCTCAATCCGAACGGGCTCCTGGGCGGGACGTTCTCGCCCGATGACGGCAACGCCTCTCCCCTCCTTTCCGCGCACGCGTTCTACGCCCGGGCCAGGAAGCTCGGCGCCCGCTTCCAGTTCGACGAGCGGGTCACGGGCCTGGTCGCCGCGGGCGGCCGGGTGGCCGGCGTGCGCACGGACAAGGGCGAATACGGCGCCCCGGTCGTGATCAACGCCGCCGGGGCCTGGGGCGCGGAGGTCGCCGCGATGGCCGGCCTGGACCTCCCGGTCCGGCCGGACTCCCACGAAGGCGCGGTGACCGAGGCCGTGGCCAGGTTCCTCGGCCCCATGGTCGTCGATATCCGGCCGGTGGCCGGCTCGGCCAATTATTACTTCTATCAGCACGCCACGGGGCAGGTCATCTTCTGCATCACCCCGAGCCCGAGCATCTGGGGCACGGACGTCCGCGAGACGAGCTCGTTCCTGCCCATGGTCGCCGGCCGCATGGTCGAGCTCATGCCCCGGCTGAAAAACCTCCGCGTCAGGCGGACCTGGCGCGGCCTCTACCCCATGACCCCCGACGGCTTCCCGATCATCGGCTGGGCCGGCGAGCTCGAGGGCTATCTGCTGGCCGCGGGGATGTGCGGCCAGGGCTTCATGCTCGGCCCCGGCGTCGGAGAGCTCATCGCCCGGCTTGTCCAGGGAACGGCCACGGCGGATGACCGGGAAACGCTGACGTACGTCGACCCCCGCCGCGAATTCAAGGGCCAGGAGAAGCTGACCTAG
- a CDS encoding carbohydrate-binding family 9-like protein, whose translation MTGQAGRPSYTVRRVEDFGYDEPAGEPWDRLPWLRVEHYLWLTNGCRPRVEAQLGWSDRFLYVHFRVAEKPAPVRYAKFQDPVYKDSCVEFFIDAFPEKKLGYVNFEMNSAGALLAAFGPDRDHRSPLWPEDLAGMSVHAGAEAWPGAGDNWTVWYNVPLELFRKLYGEAIVAGHLAAANFYKCGDETALPHYGAWSPVGTPKPDFHRPEFFGELVFGPE comes from the coding sequence GTGACGGGCCAGGCCGGGCGCCCGTCCTACACGGTCCGGCGGGTGGAAGACTTTGGCTACGACGAACCGGCGGGGGAGCCCTGGGACCGTCTTCCGTGGCTTCGAGTCGAGCATTATCTCTGGCTGACGAACGGTTGCCGGCCGCGGGTCGAGGCCCAATTGGGCTGGTCGGACCGGTTCCTCTATGTTCATTTCCGCGTCGCGGAAAAGCCGGCCCCGGTGCGCTATGCCAAGTTCCAGGACCCGGTCTACAAGGACAGCTGCGTCGAGTTCTTCATCGACGCCTTTCCCGAAAAGAAGCTCGGCTACGTCAACTTCGAGATGAACTCGGCCGGGGCCCTTCTGGCCGCTTTCGGACCCGATCGGGATCATCGGAGCCCCCTTTGGCCGGAGGACCTGGCTGGCATGTCCGTCCACGCCGGCGCCGAGGCCTGGCCCGGGGCCGGCGACAACTGGACGGTCTGGTACAACGTCCCGCTCGAGCTCTTCCGGAAGCTCTATGGGGAAGCCATCGTCGCCGGCCATCTGGCCGCGGCCAACTTCTACAAGTGCGGCGACGAGACGGCCCTGCCGCATTACGGGGCCTGGAGCCCGGTCGGGACGCCGAAGCCGGACTTCCACCGGCCGGAGTTCTTCGGCGAGCTTGTCTTTGGCCCGGAATGA
- a CDS encoding family 20 glycosylhydrolase, whose amino-acid sequence MISRASRPLASLCLVLSVLAAMPALAASAAGRAPGEAWLDLLPVPESVTVRDGRFRVDEALAVGRAAAPPAKAAPADRAFKAAARFMSRLAGRTGLFIKQDFLASQFPAAAGGIRYSFVRAGELLPGEDESYQLTVEPSGIALDAPTDLGVLRGFETLLQLLSADEKGYYFPCLTVKDRPRFAWRGLMIDVGRHFQPVEVIKRNLDAMAAVKMNVLHLHLTEDQGFRVESKVFPRLQELGSDGMYFTQAQIRDLVDYAGDRGIRVMPEFDLPGHSTSWFAAYPEFSSAPGSYAIERRFGVFGPAFNPANERIYPFFDAFFKEMAGLFPDPYLHIGGDEVEGRQWDANPAIQAFKKKHGFTDNNALQAYFNRRLLALVTRHGKKMVGWDEILQPGMPADIVIQSWRGPKSLVEAAQKGYRGILSNGYYIDLCQPAEFHYLNDPLPADSPLDDGQKALVLGGEATMWAELVTPETIDSRIWPRTAAIAERFWSPASVRNVEDMYRRLPVVSLALEELGLLHLKNADMLLRRLAGGPDVSPLKVLAEAVEPLEGYARHGQADYTSLSPFTRFVDACAPESMPARRFGAAVDRFLAGRDPVTAASLRDTMTAWKDNHALMLPLLGASPALREIEPLSFGLAKACGLGLEALGHLMRGEGQPAAWVEESAGTLADAAKPAAHAELVVVKAIAKLVQACGGTSK is encoded by the coding sequence ATGATCAGTCGCGCCTCGAGGCCCCTCGCCAGCCTCTGTCTCGTCCTGAGCGTCCTTGCCGCCATGCCGGCCCTGGCCGCTTCGGCCGCGGGACGAGCGCCGGGGGAGGCTTGGCTCGACCTCCTGCCGGTCCCGGAAAGCGTGACCGTCCGGGACGGCCGCTTCCGTGTCGACGAAGCCCTGGCCGTCGGCCGGGCCGCCGCCCCGCCGGCCAAGGCGGCGCCAGCGGACCGGGCTTTCAAGGCCGCGGCCCGGTTCATGTCGCGCCTGGCCGGACGGACCGGCCTGTTCATCAAGCAGGATTTCCTGGCCTCCCAGTTCCCGGCTGCGGCCGGGGGCATCCGCTATTCCTTCGTTCGGGCCGGTGAGCTCCTGCCCGGAGAGGACGAATCCTACCAGCTGACGGTCGAGCCTTCGGGGATCGCGCTCGACGCTCCGACCGACCTCGGCGTCCTGCGGGGCTTCGAGACGCTGCTTCAACTGCTGAGCGCCGACGAGAAGGGCTATTATTTTCCCTGCCTGACCGTCAAGGACCGGCCCCGCTTCGCCTGGCGCGGCCTGATGATAGACGTCGGCCGCCATTTCCAGCCGGTCGAAGTCATCAAGCGGAACCTCGATGCCATGGCCGCCGTCAAGATGAACGTCCTTCATCTGCACCTGACCGAGGACCAGGGCTTCCGGGTGGAATCGAAGGTCTTCCCCAGGCTCCAGGAGCTCGGTTCGGACGGCATGTATTTCACCCAAGCCCAGATCCGGGACCTGGTCGATTACGCCGGCGACCGCGGCATCCGGGTCATGCCCGAATTCGATCTGCCCGGCCACTCGACCAGCTGGTTCGCCGCCTATCCCGAATTCTCGAGCGCGCCGGGCTCGTACGCGATCGAGCGGAGGTTCGGCGTCTTCGGCCCGGCCTTCAACCCGGCCAACGAGAGGATCTACCCGTTCTTCGACGCCTTCTTCAAGGAGATGGCCGGGCTCTTCCCCGATCCCTACCTCCATATCGGGGGGGACGAGGTCGAAGGCCGCCAATGGGACGCCAACCCGGCCATCCAGGCTTTTAAAAAGAAACACGGCTTCACCGACAACAACGCGCTGCAGGCCTATTTCAACCGGCGGCTGCTGGCCCTCGTGACCCGGCACGGCAAGAAGATGGTCGGCTGGGACGAGATCCTGCAGCCGGGCATGCCGGCCGACATCGTCATCCAGTCCTGGCGCGGCCCCAAGTCCCTCGTCGAGGCGGCCCAAAAGGGCTATCGGGGCATCCTGTCCAACGGCTACTATATCGACCTCTGCCAGCCGGCCGAATTCCATTATCTCAACGATCCGCTGCCCGCGGACTCGCCGCTCGACGACGGGCAGAAGGCCCTCGTCCTGGGCGGCGAGGCGACCATGTGGGCCGAGCTGGTCACGCCCGAGACCATCGACTCGAGGATCTGGCCGCGGACGGCGGCCATCGCCGAACGGTTCTGGTCCCCGGCCTCAGTCCGGAACGTCGAGGACATGTACCGGCGCCTGCCGGTCGTATCCCTGGCCCTAGAAGAGCTCGGGCTCCTCCACCTGAAGAACGCGGACATGCTCCTGCGGCGCCTGGCCGGCGGGCCGGATGTCTCGCCCCTGAAGGTCTTGGCCGAAGCCGTCGAGCCTCTCGAGGGCTACGCCCGGCACGGCCAGGCCGACTACACCAGCCTGTCGCCTTTCACCCGCTTCGTCGATGCCTGCGCCCCCGAGTCAATGCCGGCCCGGCGGTTCGGCGCGGCGGTCGATCGCTTCCTGGCCGGGCGGGACCCGGTCACGGCCGCCTCGCTCCGCGACACGATGACCGCCTGGAAGGATAACCACGCCTTGATGCTTCCGCTCCTGGGCGCCTCGCCGGCGTTGCGGGAGATCGAGCCGCTTTCCTTCGGCTTGGCCAAAGCCTGCGGCCTTGGGCTCGAGGCCCTCGGCCATCTCATGAGGGGCGAGGGGCAACCCGCCGCCTGGGTCGAGGAGAGCGCCGGGACGCTGGCCGACGCCGCCAAGCCGGCCGCCCACGCCGAGCTGGTCGTTGTCAAGGCCATCGCCAAGCTCGTCCAGGCCTGCGGAGGAACGTCCAAGTGA
- a CDS encoding DUF4342 domain-containing protein, producing MTEEKKDSKARFEEFRVSGGEVLSKVKEIIHEGNVRRIIFKDEHGKTFMEIPLTVGVVGAIAAPILAAVGGIAALASNMTIVVEKIGD from the coding sequence ATGACGGAAGAAAAGAAGGACTCCAAGGCCAGGTTCGAGGAATTCCGGGTCAGCGGCGGCGAGGTCCTGAGCAAGGTCAAGGAGATCATCCACGAAGGGAACGTCCGGCGCATCATCTTCAAGGACGAGCACGGCAAGACGTTCATGGAGATCCCCCTGACGGTCGGGGTCGTCGGAGCCATCGCGGCGCCCATCCTGGCCGCGGTCGGCGGCATCGCCGCCCTGGCCTCGAACATGACCATCGTCGTCGAAAAGATCGGCGACTGA
- a CDS encoding DUF2207 domain-containing protein → MNRHGRRARFLLPVLAFLTAAPAAVLAPAAAAAADKDYHFPEVRVEVAVARDGSFTVDEFRTFDFRGSFSYAYIVIPRRMEHAGAGRDVGISGLTVTDEQGLPLGTEISERGGEITARWSFRARDERRTFHIHYRVTYGITSYPDVTELYWKIIGDGWDKPAQNVRATVTLPGPAASRSDLLVWGHGPLAGWAEIVDERTARFSAPELAARQYFEVRVVWPAGLVAGVPSDRLTLGAIKAEEDGFVQDTIARVRRAQADEAARRERKSVIERRLLKGLGAWGLWQIAGPLIWLAFFFRAWSSVGKDYRFEGLPDYVHEPPAARSPAVVQSLMREGRTVNTSAFMATLFDLARRGVIEIEDRNVSRKTLFGSKAAVETVLTLKKDPERGETGLRPFERSLLGFVYEEQAGRMAPGASITIDAFENYLKKHPQKFQSWYRDWTRAVKDECKPLGFLEPESVKARNRFYIYTLPVAILTFSPVLFILALALIPTLMRRTMFWARENEAWKGLDRFLRDFSDFKEIPPEAYKLWEQYLVFGVLFGHARKILKMLPLILKDERAVAPAWYAGIGRPGGMDVSAVEHMVSSLQHAAASINQASTSAAHYSSGGGGGFSGGGGGGGGGGGGGAG, encoded by the coding sequence ATGAACAGACACGGCCGACGAGCCCGTTTCCTTCTCCCCGTCCTGGCCTTTCTGACCGCGGCCCCGGCCGCCGTCCTCGCGCCCGCCGCAGCCGCGGCGGCGGACAAGGATTATCATTTCCCGGAGGTCCGGGTGGAGGTGGCCGTCGCGCGGGACGGTTCGTTCACGGTCGACGAGTTCCGGACCTTCGACTTCCGGGGCAGCTTCAGCTATGCCTACATCGTCATCCCCCGGCGGATGGAGCACGCCGGGGCCGGCCGCGACGTCGGCATCTCCGGCCTGACCGTGACGGACGAACAGGGCCTGCCTCTCGGGACCGAGATCAGCGAGCGGGGCGGCGAGATCACGGCCCGCTGGTCGTTTCGGGCCCGGGACGAGAGGCGGACCTTCCACATCCACTACCGGGTCACGTACGGCATCACCAGCTATCCCGATGTCACCGAGCTCTACTGGAAGATCATCGGCGACGGCTGGGACAAGCCGGCCCAGAACGTCCGGGCCACCGTGACCCTGCCCGGGCCGGCGGCCTCGAGGTCGGACCTCCTGGTCTGGGGGCACGGGCCCCTGGCCGGCTGGGCCGAGATCGTCGACGAGCGGACAGCCCGTTTCTCGGCGCCCGAGCTGGCCGCCCGCCAATACTTCGAGGTCCGGGTCGTCTGGCCGGCCGGCCTCGTGGCCGGGGTCCCGTCCGACCGGCTGACCCTGGGCGCAATCAAGGCCGAGGAGGACGGCTTCGTCCAGGACACCATCGCCCGGGTCCGCCGGGCCCAGGCGGACGAGGCGGCCCGCCGCGAGCGCAAGTCCGTGATCGAGCGCCGGCTGCTGAAGGGCTTGGGCGCCTGGGGCCTCTGGCAGATCGCCGGGCCGCTCATCTGGCTGGCCTTCTTTTTCCGGGCCTGGTCGTCCGTCGGCAAGGACTATCGCTTCGAGGGCCTGCCCGACTATGTCCATGAGCCGCCGGCCGCGCGTTCTCCGGCCGTGGTTCAGTCGCTCATGCGCGAGGGGAGGACCGTGAACACGTCCGCTTTCATGGCGACGCTGTTCGACCTGGCCCGCCGCGGCGTTATCGAGATAGAGGACCGGAATGTCTCCAGGAAGACCCTGTTCGGCTCGAAGGCGGCCGTCGAGACGGTCCTGACCCTTAAAAAGGACCCGGAACGGGGCGAGACCGGCCTGCGTCCCTTCGAGCGGTCGCTTCTGGGCTTCGTCTATGAGGAGCAGGCCGGCCGGATGGCGCCGGGGGCCTCCATCACCATCGACGCGTTCGAGAATTACCTGAAGAAGCACCCACAGAAGTTCCAGTCCTGGTACCGGGACTGGACCAGGGCGGTCAAGGACGAGTGCAAGCCGCTCGGCTTCCTCGAGCCCGAGAGCGTCAAGGCCCGAAATCGCTTCTATATTTATACCCTGCCCGTGGCCATCCTGACCTTCAGCCCGGTCCTGTTCATCCTGGCCCTGGCCCTGATCCCGACGCTCATGCGGCGGACGATGTTCTGGGCCCGGGAGAACGAGGCCTGGAAGGGGCTGGACCGTTTCCTCCGCGACTTCTCCGATTTCAAGGAGATCCCGCCGGAGGCTTACAAGCTCTGGGAACAGTACCTCGTCTTCGGCGTCCTTTTCGGCCACGCCAGGAAGATACTGAAGATGCTGCCCCTGATCCTCAAGGACGAGCGGGCCGTTGCCCCGGCCTGGTACGCGGGCATCGGCCGGCCGGGGGGAATGGACGTCTCCGCGGTCGAGCACATGGTTTCCAGCCTCCAGCACGCGGCCGCGTCCATCAACCAGGCCAGCACCTCGGCGGCCCATTATTCCTCCGGCGGAGGCGGCGGATTCAGCGGCGGCGGGGGAGGCGGCGGCGGGGGAGGCGGCGGAGGGGCCGGATGA
- a CDS encoding PilZ domain-containing protein, translating into MKERRRDVRLVEENKVVVSLMTGEVRPGAPVVFHSLTRDISMGGLRIMTGARLEAGARVRLEITLGRSRRRVRAVAEVRWVRDLYDGEVFEAGLQFVGLDPDTEFALMDHIFGGRGEPPA; encoded by the coding sequence ATGAAGGAACGGCGCCGCGACGTCCGCCTGGTCGAAGAGAACAAGGTCGTGGTCTCGCTGATGACAGGCGAGGTGCGGCCGGGCGCCCCGGTCGTCTTCCATTCCCTGACCCGGGACATCTCCATGGGCGGGCTGCGGATCATGACCGGGGCCCGCCTCGAGGCCGGGGCCAGGGTCCGGCTGGAGATCACCCTGGGCCGCTCCCGCCGGCGCGTCAGGGCCGTGGCGGAGGTCCGCTGGGTCCGCGACCTCTACGACGGCGAGGTCTTCGAGGCCGGGCTCCAGTTCGTCGGCCTGGATCCCGACACGGAATTCGCACTGATGGACCATATTTTCGGGGGCCGGGGCGAGCCCCCGGCCTGA
- a CDS encoding AMP-binding protein, which produces MAERTLPGLFEESVRAYPANVLIWEKRSGRYEPTTYAGMRDLVHAFAAGLLALGLRPGDRAALIAEGRRDWITAELGILAVGAINVPISIKIEELSDLKFRLAHSGCRMAVVSRSQLAKLRQVRADLPDLVTTVVLNGEDGLGPEESAFEDVLRRGRDLLDASPSAVEAALAGLRENDPANICYTSGTTADPKGIILTHRNYTANIEHSRSLVDCPEHYVSLLILPWDHSFCHTCGIYTMIKSGAALAAVEAGRTGLETLRNIPGNIREIRPHFLLSVPSLAKSFRKNIEKGVRDKGPRVEALFQRALALAIDYNAEGWNKGRGLKKLRKPLVSLYDKLLFRRIRENFGGRLEFFVGGGALLDIEMQRFFYALGIPMFQGYGLSEASPVIAANSRKAHKLGSSGRVAPAIELRICDDQGRALPAGQTGEIVIRGENVMAGYWKNDRATRETIRDGWLYTGDLGYLDADGFLYVLGRMKSLLIAGDGEKYSPETIEEALTEASPYIDQVMLYNNQSPYTVALLVPNKEAVLRWLREKGLSPHAPEGQEAALRLIQAEIDAYREGGRQAGQFPARWLPAAVAVLGEGFTEQNHLLNSTMKMVRGKITEAYAARLERLFAPEAKDIANAQNRRIISRLGDAA; this is translated from the coding sequence ATGGCCGAACGGACACTGCCCGGACTCTTCGAGGAGAGCGTCCGCGCCTATCCCGCCAACGTCCTGATCTGGGAGAAACGATCCGGCCGGTACGAGCCCACGACCTATGCCGGGATGAGAGACCTGGTCCACGCCTTCGCCGCCGGCCTCCTGGCCCTCGGCCTGCGGCCGGGCGACCGGGCCGCGCTCATCGCCGAGGGCCGCCGGGACTGGATCACGGCCGAGCTCGGCATCCTGGCCGTCGGCGCCATCAACGTCCCCATCTCGATCAAGATCGAGGAGCTGAGCGACCTCAAGTTCCGCCTGGCCCACTCCGGCTGCCGGATGGCCGTCGTCTCGCGGTCCCAGCTGGCCAAGCTGCGCCAGGTCCGCGCCGACCTGCCCGATCTCGTCACCACCGTCGTGCTCAACGGCGAGGACGGACTGGGGCCGGAGGAGTCCGCCTTCGAGGACGTGCTGCGGCGGGGCCGGGACCTGCTCGACGCCTCGCCGTCCGCGGTCGAGGCGGCGCTGGCCGGCCTCCGCGAAAACGATCCGGCCAATATCTGCTACACCTCCGGGACAACGGCCGATCCCAAGGGCATCATCCTGACGCACCGCAACTACACGGCCAACATCGAGCACTCCCGGTCCCTGGTCGATTGCCCCGAGCACTACGTCTCCCTGCTGATCCTGCCCTGGGACCACAGCTTCTGCCACACCTGCGGCATCTACACGATGATCAAGAGCGGCGCGGCCCTGGCCGCCGTCGAAGCCGGGCGGACGGGCCTGGAGACCCTCCGCAACATCCCGGGCAACATCCGCGAGATCCGGCCGCACTTCCTCCTGAGCGTCCCGTCGCTGGCCAAGAGCTTCCGCAAGAACATCGAGAAGGGCGTGCGCGACAAGGGGCCCAGGGTCGAGGCCCTGTTCCAGCGGGCCCTGGCCCTGGCCATCGACTACAACGCCGAGGGCTGGAACAAGGGCCGCGGGCTGAAGAAGCTCAGGAAGCCCCTGGTGTCGCTTTACGACAAGCTGCTGTTCCGCAGGATCCGGGAGAACTTCGGCGGCCGCCTTGAGTTCTTCGTCGGCGGCGGCGCCCTGCTCGACATCGAGATGCAGCGCTTCTTCTACGCCCTCGGCATTCCGATGTTCCAGGGCTACGGGCTGAGCGAGGCCTCCCCGGTCATCGCCGCCAACAGCCGGAAGGCCCATAAGCTCGGCTCCTCGGGACGGGTCGCTCCGGCTATCGAGCTGCGCATCTGCGACGACCAGGGCCGGGCCCTGCCGGCCGGACAGACCGGCGAGATCGTCATCCGGGGCGAGAACGTCATGGCCGGCTACTGGAAGAACGACCGGGCGACCCGCGAAACGATCCGCGACGGCTGGCTTTACACGGGCGACCTGGGCTACCTCGACGCCGACGGCTTCCTCTACGTCCTCGGCCGGATGAAGAGCCTGCTCATCGCCGGCGACGGCGAGAAGTACAGCCCGGAGACGATCGAAGAGGCCCTGACCGAGGCCTCGCCCTACATCGACCAGGTCATGCTCTACAACAACCAGTCGCCGTACACGGTGGCCCTCCTCGTGCCCAACAAGGAGGCCGTGCTGCGCTGGCTCAGGGAGAAGGGACTGAGCCCCCACGCGCCCGAGGGCCAGGAGGCGGCCCTGAGGCTGATCCAGGCGGAGATCGACGCCTACCGCGAAGGCGGCCGGCAGGCCGGCCAGTTCCCGGCCCGGTGGCTGCCCGCGGCCGTGGCCGTCCTCGGCGAGGGCTTCACCGAGCAGAACCACCTGCTCAACTCGACCATGAAGATGGTCCGGGGCAAGATCACCGAGGCCTACGCGGCGCGCCTCGAGCGCCTGTTCGCGCCCGAAGCCAAGGATATCGCCAACGCCCAGAACCGGAGGATAATTTCCCGCCTCGGCGACGCCGCCTGA
- a CDS encoding Gfo/Idh/MocA family oxidoreductase — MTRKPATLGVGIIGGGFIARFHIRSWIGVRDADILGVFDLDAKRAREACALAKSLAVGDARPYGSIAEMAADPRIGALWICAPNFTRLEVMEEIAQAVVSGKAELAGVACEKPLGRNAREARKMLELVTKAGLLDGYLENQVFSPAVVRGKEIVWARGAALSGPPYLARAAEEHSGPHMPWFWEGTLQGGGVLNDMMCHSVEEARFMLTPPGAPRDVLTPVSVTAYTNCLKWQEPKYAARLAKASGGKTDYLERPSEDFARSLLEYKDRSGKTLVVETTTSWCYVGAGLRLSMELLGPEYSMQVNTLDTGLKVFFSREVRGRAGEDLVEKQNAEIGLMPVVSDEAGEYGYTAENRHMVRSFLAGRRPEESFADGVAVAELLMAAYKSAELGKTIPFPFRGLESYVPPVALGKWNPKAK; from the coding sequence ATGACCAGAAAACCGGCGACCCTCGGGGTCGGCATCATCGGCGGCGGGTTCATCGCCCGCTTCCACATCCGTTCCTGGATCGGCGTCCGCGACGCCGACATCCTGGGCGTTTTCGACCTGGACGCCAAGCGCGCCCGGGAGGCCTGCGCCCTGGCCAAGTCCCTCGCCGTCGGCGACGCCAGGCCTTACGGCTCGATCGCCGAGATGGCCGCCGACCCGCGCATCGGGGCCCTCTGGATCTGCGCCCCCAACTTCACCCGGCTCGAGGTCATGGAGGAGATCGCCCAGGCCGTCGTCAGCGGCAAGGCCGAGCTCGCCGGCGTGGCCTGCGAGAAGCCCCTCGGCCGCAACGCCCGCGAGGCCCGGAAGATGCTCGAGCTGGTCACCAAGGCCGGACTGCTCGACGGCTACCTCGAGAACCAGGTCTTCTCCCCGGCCGTCGTCCGGGGCAAGGAGATCGTCTGGGCCCGCGGCGCGGCCCTGTCCGGGCCGCCTTACCTGGCCCGGGCGGCCGAGGAGCACAGCGGCCCGCACATGCCCTGGTTCTGGGAAGGCACGCTCCAGGGCGGCGGCGTCCTCAACGACATGATGTGCCACTCCGTCGAGGAGGCCCGCTTCATGCTCACGCCGCCGGGCGCCCCGCGGGACGTCCTGACCCCGGTCAGCGTCACCGCCTACACCAATTGCCTCAAGTGGCAGGAACCCAAGTACGCCGCCAGGCTGGCCAAGGCGAGCGGCGGCAAGACCGATTATCTCGAGCGCCCGTCGGAGGACTTCGCCCGGTCCCTGCTGGAGTACAAGGACAGATCGGGCAAGACCCTGGTCGTCGAGACGACGACGAGCTGGTGCTACGTGGGCGCCGGCCTGCGCCTGAGCATGGAGCTCCTCGGCCCCGAGTACTCCATGCAGGTCAACACGCTCGACACCGGCCTCAAGGTCTTCTTCAGCCGCGAGGTCCGGGGCCGGGCCGGCGAGGACCTGGTCGAGAAGCAGAACGCCGAGATCGGGCTCATGCCCGTCGTGTCCGACGAGGCCGGCGAGTACGGCTACACCGCCGAGAACCGCCACATGGTCCGCTCGTTCCTGGCCGGGCGGCGGCCGGAGGAGAGCTTCGCCGACGGCGTCGCCGTGGCCGAGCTGCTCATGGCCGCCTACAAGAGCGCCGAGCTCGGCAAGACCATCCCCTTCCCCTTCAGGGGCCTGGAGAGCTACGTGCCTCCGGTCGCCCTGGGCAAGTGGAACCCCAAAGCCAAGTAA